One Telluria mixta DNA window includes the following coding sequences:
- a CDS encoding DUF2069 domain-containing protein, producing MQTQRVFHTGAVTSLVILFAWLLVWEIVVAPLHPGGSLLALKALPLLLPLRGVLKRDLYTLQWSSMVILIYFVEGVVRAWSDRTEISRMMALGEVLLVVSYFLFALLYLRPYKKQAQKLAKELLDKVKVPHD from the coding sequence ATGCAAACGCAAAGGGTGTTTCATACGGGCGCGGTGACGAGTCTCGTCATCCTGTTCGCCTGGCTGCTGGTCTGGGAAATCGTCGTCGCGCCGCTCCATCCGGGCGGCTCGCTGCTGGCGCTAAAGGCCCTGCCGCTGCTGCTGCCGCTGCGCGGCGTCCTCAAGCGCGACCTGTACACGCTGCAGTGGTCGTCGATGGTGATCCTGATCTACTTCGTCGAAGGCGTCGTCCGCGCCTGGAGCGACAGGACGGAAATCTCGCGCATGATGGCGCTGGGCGAAGTGCTGCTCGTGGTTTCGTACTTCCTGTTCGCCCTGCTGTACCTCCGCCCGTACAAGAAGCAGGCGCAGAAGCTGGCCAAGGAATTGCTCGACAAGGTCAAAGTGCCGCATGACTGA
- a CDS encoding methyl-accepting chemotaxis protein, with amino-acid sequence MNKKSFSIANWTVGSKITAFTFALVSVILAALVFTITWTTSSMLHARAIANVNSELQSVVNAVEMFDNVMKSQATSFGRIFATHFEGEFTLDADTIVAVGDKQVPTLKSNGKPLNLDFTLPDRFTHQTGGNATIFVASGDDFVRVSTSVKKENGDRAVGTILAHESPAYAAIRAGKPYVGLVKLFGKQFMTDYEPIRDASGKVIGILYIGLDVDANITALRDRIKKMKVGDTGYYYVLDATQGKTYGDLIVHPVKQGRNILASKDASGREFIREMLETKHGLITYPWMNAEAGETSPRTKVAAYTLFKDWNWMIAGGTYEDEITKEAAHLRNRYIGIGLAALAIFAAILHTVMKRTVTRPLVRARDAAVRIAEGDLTVRMAVDRSDEIGLLAEAMNNISGSLSNVVGQVRSGAEQIANASGEISSGNLDLCSRTEQQAVNLASTANSMQDLTETVRRNAGDAREANQLAVNTSMVAQEGGRMVREVIDTMDTIKASSGKIGDIIGVIDGIAFQTNILALNAAVEAARAGEQGRGFAVVATEVRNLAQRSAAAAKEIKGLIVASTAEVDAGSRIVQEAGVTMNEVLASAEKVTAIMARISTANAAQSSGIEHINRSIGEMDQVTQQNAALVEEASAAAQAMQEQADQLARSVRLFKLDQQQASGRPALPQY; translated from the coding sequence ATGAACAAGAAATCGTTCAGCATCGCGAACTGGACTGTCGGCTCCAAGATCACCGCCTTCACGTTCGCCCTCGTCTCCGTCATCCTCGCCGCCCTCGTCTTCACCATCACGTGGACCACGTCGTCGATGCTGCATGCCCGCGCCATCGCCAACGTCAACTCGGAACTGCAGAGCGTCGTCAACGCCGTCGAGATGTTCGACAACGTGATGAAGAGCCAGGCGACGAGCTTCGGCCGCATCTTCGCCACGCATTTCGAAGGTGAGTTCACGCTGGACGCCGATACGATTGTTGCCGTCGGCGACAAGCAGGTGCCCACGCTGAAATCGAACGGCAAGCCTCTGAACCTCGACTTCACCCTCCCCGACCGCTTCACGCACCAGACCGGCGGCAACGCGACGATCTTCGTGGCCAGCGGCGACGACTTCGTCCGCGTCAGCACCTCCGTCAAGAAGGAAAACGGCGACCGCGCCGTGGGCACGATCCTCGCCCACGAGAGCCCCGCCTATGCCGCAATCCGCGCCGGCAAGCCCTACGTCGGCCTGGTGAAGCTGTTCGGCAAGCAGTTCATGACCGACTATGAACCGATCCGCGACGCATCCGGCAAGGTGATCGGCATCCTGTACATCGGCCTCGACGTCGACGCCAACATCACCGCGCTGCGCGACCGCATCAAGAAGATGAAGGTGGGCGACACCGGCTATTACTACGTCCTCGACGCGACCCAGGGCAAGACCTACGGCGACCTGATCGTCCACCCGGTCAAGCAGGGCAGGAACATCCTCGCCAGCAAGGACGCCAGCGGCCGCGAGTTCATCAGGGAGATGCTGGAAACGAAGCACGGCCTGATCACCTATCCGTGGATGAACGCCGAAGCCGGCGAGACGAGCCCGCGCACGAAGGTGGCCGCCTACACGCTGTTCAAGGACTGGAACTGGATGATCGCCGGCGGCACGTACGAGGACGAGATCACCAAGGAAGCGGCGCACCTGCGCAACCGCTACATCGGCATCGGCCTCGCGGCGCTGGCGATCTTCGCGGCGATCCTGCACACGGTGATGAAGCGCACGGTCACCCGTCCGCTCGTGCGGGCCCGCGACGCCGCCGTGCGCATCGCCGAGGGCGACCTCACGGTGCGCATGGCCGTCGACCGCAGCGACGAGATCGGCCTGCTGGCCGAAGCGATGAACAACATCAGCGGCAGCCTGTCGAACGTGGTCGGCCAGGTGCGCAGCGGCGCCGAGCAGATCGCCAACGCGTCCGGAGAAATCTCGAGCGGCAACCTGGACCTGTGCTCGCGCACGGAACAGCAGGCCGTGAACCTGGCCTCCACCGCGAACTCGATGCAGGACCTGACGGAGACCGTGCGCCGCAACGCCGGCGACGCCCGCGAAGCGAACCAGCTGGCCGTCAACACGTCGATGGTGGCGCAGGAAGGCGGCCGCATGGTGCGCGAAGTGATCGATACGATGGACACGATCAAGGCGTCGTCTGGCAAGATCGGCGACATCATCGGCGTCATCGACGGCATCGCGTTCCAGACCAATATCCTCGCGCTGAACGCGGCGGTGGAAGCCGCCCGCGCCGGCGAACAGGGCCGCGGCTTCGCCGTCGTCGCCACCGAGGTGCGCAACCTTGCCCAGCGTAGCGCCGCCGCGGCAAAGGAGATCAAGGGCCTGATCGTCGCCTCGACGGCCGAAGTCGATGCGGGCAGCCGCATCGTGCAGGAAGCGGGCGTCACGATGAACGAAGTGCTGGCCAGCGCGGAAAAAGTCACGGCCATCATGGCCCGCATCAGCACCGCGAACGCGGCGCAGAGCAGCGGCATCGAGCACATCAACCGCTCGATCGGCGAGATGGACCAGGTCACCCAGCAGAACGCGGCCCTCGTCGAGGAAGCCAGCGCGGCCGCCCAGGCCATGCAGGAACAGGCCGACCAGCTGGCACGCTCGGTGCGCCTGTTCAAGCTCGACCAACAGCAGGCTTCCGGCCGCCCTGCCCTCCCGCAGTACTGA
- a CDS encoding DUF4124 domain-containing protein, producing MMRFLPLLAACLLTNALADPVYKCTQDGKTSYSDRPCVHGKSVELPPPVGIRPEGAESVATQDARTLVELEKLRIAREKEQERIAKADARQARAAATHRKQCARLNLRKRWAEEDVARLTGRAKVAAQRRAKRATEALAVECPA from the coding sequence ATGATGCGCTTCCTCCCCCTGCTCGCCGCCTGCCTGCTGACCAACGCCCTCGCCGACCCGGTCTACAAATGCACGCAGGACGGCAAGACGAGTTACTCGGATCGCCCGTGCGTCCACGGCAAATCGGTCGAGCTGCCGCCGCCGGTGGGCATCCGGCCCGAAGGCGCAGAATCGGTAGCCACGCAGGACGCCCGCACGCTCGTCGAACTGGAAAAGCTGCGCATCGCACGGGAGAAGGAACAGGAGCGCATCGCCAAGGCCGACGCCCGCCAGGCTAGAGCCGCCGCCACGCACCGCAAGCAATGCGCGCGCCTGAACCTGCGCAAGCGCTGGGCCGAGGAAGACGTTGCCCGGCTGACGGGCCGTGCGAAAGTGGCCGCGCAGCGCCGCGCGAAACGGGCGACGGAAGCACTGGCGGTGGAATGTCCGGCGTAA
- a CDS encoding ABC transporter transmembrane domain-containing protein translates to MSNGSTSDTPSNDSTSRKGALAALKGLLPFLRPYRRQFLFAGIALLVAAGATLAIPAAFKQMIDHGFGARGGASNAASVNATFLALFGVAAVLAVATAARYYTVSWLGERVTADIRSAVYGHVVEQSPEFFETTRTGEVLSRLTTDTTLIQTVVGTSISLALRNTLLFVGGLAMLFVTSAKLTSIILGLLVLVVVPIVLFGRRVRKLSRDSQDRIADASAIAGEILNAMPTVQAFTHEKIEAQRFGSSVESAFATAMRRIRARAVLTMLAIALVFGAIVFVLWLGAHAVLEGSMTGGDLGQFILYASIVSGAIGALSEVMGEAQRAAGATERLLELLAVRSDIRNPAHPTPLPNRTAGGAALQLANVQFSYPSRPETAALDHVNLDVKPGETVAVVGPSGAGKTTLFQLLLRFYDPQAGSIRLDGVDIRDLDLHVLRGAIGIVPQDTVIFSANALENIRYGRADATDAEVVAAAKLAAAHEFIERLPQGYQSYLGERGVRLSGGQRQRIAIARALLKNPPLLLLDEATSALDAESERLVQRALEAAMVGRTTLIIAHRLATVQRADRIIVMEDGRIVETGTHASLVALGGIYANLAALQFHNVHVEH, encoded by the coding sequence ATGAGCAACGGTTCCACCAGCGACACCCCATCCAACGACTCCACCTCGCGCAAGGGCGCCCTGGCCGCATTGAAAGGGCTGCTGCCCTTCCTGCGGCCGTACCGCCGCCAGTTCCTGTTCGCCGGCATCGCCCTGCTCGTCGCGGCCGGCGCCACGCTCGCGATCCCCGCCGCGTTCAAGCAGATGATCGACCACGGCTTCGGGGCCAGGGGCGGTGCCTCGAACGCGGCCAGCGTCAACGCCACCTTCCTCGCGCTGTTCGGCGTCGCCGCCGTCCTTGCGGTCGCGACGGCGGCGCGCTACTACACGGTGTCGTGGCTGGGCGAACGCGTGACGGCCGACATCCGCAGCGCCGTCTACGGCCACGTCGTCGAACAGAGCCCCGAATTCTTCGAGACGACGCGCACGGGCGAAGTCCTGTCGCGCCTCACCACCGACACGACCCTGATCCAGACCGTCGTCGGCACGAGCATCTCGCTCGCGCTGCGCAATACGCTGCTGTTCGTCGGCGGCCTCGCGATGCTGTTCGTGACGAGCGCGAAGCTCACGTCGATCATCCTCGGCCTGCTCGTGCTGGTCGTCGTGCCGATCGTGCTGTTCGGCCGGCGCGTACGCAAGCTGTCGCGCGACTCGCAGGACCGCATCGCCGACGCGTCGGCCATCGCCGGCGAGATCCTCAACGCCATGCCGACCGTGCAGGCCTTCACCCACGAAAAGATCGAGGCGCAGCGCTTCGGGTCCTCCGTCGAAAGCGCGTTCGCGACGGCGATGCGCCGCATCCGCGCCCGCGCCGTCCTCACGATGCTCGCGATCGCGCTCGTGTTCGGGGCCATCGTGTTCGTGCTGTGGCTGGGCGCGCACGCCGTCCTGGAAGGCAGCATGACGGGCGGCGACCTGGGCCAGTTCATCCTGTATGCGTCGATCGTGTCCGGCGCCATCGGCGCCCTGTCCGAAGTGATGGGCGAGGCGCAGCGCGCCGCCGGCGCCACCGAGCGCCTGCTGGAACTGCTCGCCGTGCGCTCCGACATCCGCAACCCGGCCCACCCGACCCCGCTGCCGAACCGGACGGCCGGCGGCGCGGCGCTCCAGCTCGCGAACGTGCAGTTCTCGTACCCGTCGCGGCCCGAGACCGCGGCACTGGACCACGTGAACCTCGATGTCAAACCCGGCGAGACGGTGGCCGTCGTCGGCCCGTCCGGCGCCGGCAAGACGACCCTGTTCCAGCTGCTGCTGCGCTTCTACGACCCGCAGGCCGGCAGCATCCGCCTCGACGGCGTGGACATCCGCGACCTCGACCTGCACGTGCTGCGCGGCGCCATCGGCATCGTCCCGCAGGACACCGTGATCTTCTCGGCCAACGCGCTGGAAAACATCCGCTACGGCCGCGCCGACGCGACGGACGCGGAAGTGGTCGCCGCCGCGAAGCTGGCCGCGGCCCACGAATTCATCGAGCGCCTGCCGCAGGGCTACCAGTCCTACCTGGGCGAACGCGGCGTGCGGCTCTCGGGCGGCCAGCGCCAGCGCATCGCCATCGCGCGGGCACTCCTCAAGAATCCCCCGCTTCTGCTGCTGGACGAAGCGACGAGCGCCCTCGACGCGGAGTCGGAACGCCTCGTCCAGCGCGCCCTGGAGGCCGCGATGGTGGGCCGCACGACCCTCATCATCGCGCACCGCCTGGCCACCGTGCAGCGGGCCGACCGCATCATCGTGATGGAGGACGGGCGTATCGTCGAGACGGGCACGCATGCGTCGCTGGTGGCGCTGGGCGGCATTTATGCGAACCTGGCCGCTTTACAGTTCCACAACGTCCACGTGGAACATTGA
- a CDS encoding lipocalin-like domain-containing protein: protein MTMLRILLLWLVAACVHAGPPVFAPVTPGRTLAFPADYGAHPDYRTEWWYATGWLKTPDGKPLGFQVTFFRSRTETDPANPSAFAAKQLIIGHAALSDPALGHLVHDQKSARAGFGLAYANTGTTDVKLDDWSMRREPDGRYRVVVRSGELSFTLRLAPTQPVLLQGVAGFSQKGSQAGHASYYYSEPHLQVDGDVVRAGRKQAVTGTAWLDHEWSSQVLDTNAAGWDWTGVNLDDGGALMAFRIRAKDGSTLWAHATWRDGAGTTTQYGPDQVRFAPQRTWTSPRTNAAYPVATLLTTGTTQWRIEPLQPDQELDSRRSTGAVYWEGAVTVQRDGRPAGRGYLELTGYVSAMKL, encoded by the coding sequence ATGACCATGTTGCGCATCCTACTGCTGTGGCTCGTCGCGGCGTGCGTCCACGCTGGGCCGCCCGTGTTCGCACCGGTCACGCCGGGACGCACCCTGGCCTTCCCAGCCGATTACGGCGCCCATCCGGACTACCGCACGGAATGGTGGTACGCGACCGGCTGGCTGAAAACACCGGACGGCAAGCCGCTCGGTTTCCAGGTCACGTTCTTCCGCAGCCGCACGGAGACGGATCCCGCCAACCCGAGCGCGTTCGCGGCGAAGCAGCTGATCATCGGCCACGCGGCGCTGTCCGACCCTGCGCTGGGCCACCTCGTACACGACCAGAAAAGCGCCCGCGCCGGCTTCGGCCTCGCCTATGCGAACACGGGGACGACGGACGTCAAGCTGGACGACTGGAGCATGCGGCGCGAGCCCGACGGCCGCTACCGCGTCGTCGTGCGGTCCGGCGAGCTGTCGTTCACCTTGCGGCTCGCGCCCACGCAACCGGTGCTGCTGCAGGGCGTCGCGGGCTTTTCGCAAAAGGGATCGCAGGCGGGCCACGCCAGTTATTACTACAGCGAGCCGCACCTGCAAGTCGACGGCGACGTCGTGCGGGCCGGGCGCAAACAGGCCGTGACGGGCACCGCATGGCTCGACCACGAATGGTCCAGCCAGGTACTCGATACGAATGCGGCAGGCTGGGACTGGACCGGCGTGAACCTCGACGACGGAGGCGCGCTGATGGCCTTCCGGATCCGCGCGAAGGATGGTAGTACACTGTGGGCCCACGCGACCTGGCGCGACGGTGCCGGCACGACGACACAATACGGTCCCGACCAGGTCCGCTTCGCACCGCAGCGGACCTGGACATCGCCCCGCACGAACGCCGCCTACCCGGTGGCGACGCTGCTGACGACCGGGACGACCCAATGGCGCATCGAGCCGCTGCAGCCGGACCAGGAACTGGATTCGCGCCGGTCGACCGGCGCCGTGTACTGGGAAGGCGCCGTGACCGTGCAGCGCGACGGCCGCCCCGCCGGACGGGGCTACCTCGAGCTGACCGGCTACGTATCGGCCATGAAACTGTAA
- a CDS encoding FAD-binding oxidoreductase, translating into MTDGFIERCSAIVGPNNVLVDEHDTAPYLTDWRGRFTGRARAVVRPASTAEVAAVVRLCAELRVPVVPQGGRTGLVLGSVPDAAGDAIVLSLRRLNRIRTVDTFNRTMTVEAGCILQDIQHAAGEHGMLFPLSLAAEGSCTIGGNLSTNAGGTGVLRYGNTRELCLGLEVVTAQGEVWDALRGLRKDNTGYDLRDLYVGAEGTLGVITAAVLKLFPQPKAAITALVALATPRDALALLKLVEGECGPTLTGYELMSDVSLRLVASHFPDLPKPFPERYPQYALLELSSHESEAHGVALLERAIERALEDGLAQDAAVATSIAQSRALWAIREHIPLAQAAAGKNIKHDISVPISRIADFIETTDAQLEADYPGVQVVCFGHLGDGNLHYNVAPPEGIHHDDFLAEQGPINRIVHDSAAAHGGSISAEHGIGALKRDELPRYKSQVELQLMRAVKAALDPLGIMNPGKIL; encoded by the coding sequence ATGACTGACGGCTTTATTGAACGCTGCAGCGCCATCGTCGGACCGAACAACGTCCTCGTCGACGAGCACGACACCGCCCCCTATCTGACCGACTGGCGCGGCCGCTTCACGGGCCGCGCCCGCGCCGTCGTCCGTCCCGCGAGCACGGCGGAAGTGGCCGCCGTCGTGCGCCTGTGCGCGGAACTGCGCGTCCCGGTCGTGCCGCAGGGCGGCCGCACGGGCCTCGTGCTGGGCAGCGTGCCGGATGCGGCGGGCGACGCCATCGTGCTGTCGCTGCGGCGCCTGAACCGCATCCGCACCGTCGACACGTTCAACCGCACGATGACCGTGGAAGCCGGCTGCATCCTGCAGGACATCCAGCACGCGGCCGGCGAACACGGCATGCTGTTCCCGCTGTCGCTGGCGGCCGAAGGCAGCTGCACCATCGGCGGCAACCTGTCGACCAATGCGGGCGGCACGGGCGTCCTGCGCTACGGGAACACGAGAGAATTGTGTCTGGGCCTGGAAGTCGTCACGGCGCAGGGCGAGGTGTGGGACGCGTTGCGCGGCCTGCGCAAGGACAACACGGGCTACGACCTGCGCGACCTGTACGTGGGCGCGGAAGGCACGCTCGGCGTCATCACCGCGGCCGTGCTGAAACTGTTCCCGCAGCCGAAAGCGGCGATCACGGCGCTCGTCGCGCTGGCCACCCCGCGCGACGCGCTGGCGCTGCTGAAGCTCGTCGAAGGCGAATGCGGGCCCACGCTGACGGGCTATGAATTGATGAGCGACGTGAGCCTGCGCCTCGTCGCCAGCCACTTCCCCGATTTGCCGAAGCCGTTCCCGGAACGCTACCCGCAATACGCGCTGCTGGAACTGTCGAGCCACGAATCGGAGGCGCACGGCGTGGCGCTGCTGGAACGCGCGATCGAACGGGCGCTGGAAGACGGGCTCGCGCAGGATGCCGCCGTGGCGACGTCCATCGCCCAGTCGCGCGCACTGTGGGCGATCCGCGAGCACATCCCGCTCGCGCAGGCAGCGGCCGGCAAGAACATCAAGCACGACATCTCCGTGCCGATCTCGCGCATCGCCGACTTCATCGAGACGACGGACGCGCAGCTGGAAGCGGACTATCCCGGCGTGCAGGTCGTCTGCTTCGGCCACCTGGGCGACGGCAACCTGCACTACAACGTGGCGCCGCCGGAAGGCATCCATCACGACGACTTCCTCGCCGAGCAAGGCCCCATCAACCGCATCGTGCACGACAGCGCGGCGGCGCACGGCGGGTCGATCTCGGCCGAGCACGGGATCGGCGCGCTGAAGCGCGACGAACTCCCGCGCTACAAGTCGCAGGTGGAGCTGCAGCTGATGCGGGCCGTCAAGGCCGCGCTCGACCCGCTGGGCATCATGAACCCCGGTAAAATCCTTTAA
- a CDS encoding FtsX-like permease family protein — protein sequence MSGVSQLQRWLLFGEWRAHPMRAVLAVVAIAVGVAMGFAIHLINAAAFNEFNAAVQSLSGQADVQVTGREALFAEDIYPRLATHEGVALASPVLEVDAALADKGGQHAGSLKIVGLDAFRAGYIAPDLMGVPDAAHPYDVLADDAVFLSPAAQAWLGKARGDTIVVRAGTRDLALRVAGPILRARSGQRLGVMDIGALQWRFNLTGKLSRVDIKLRDGVDRATFERALAAALERDYPGRFTVGRPGDANQESRSNNLSRAYRVNLTVLALVALFTGAFLVFSTQALSVLRRRGQFALLRVLGLERRALLRQVLLEGGTLGVLGALLGIAAGYGLAAAALSLFGGDLGAGYFPGVKPRVQFAPGAALVYFGLGLGVALLGCAAPALEAARARPAIALKSGNDETALERLNRIWPALTCLLLAGACAFAPPVFGLPLFGYFAVALLLIGGIGLMPRLAASAFRVLERLLRRREDHSPVLALTLARLANAPGQASIALGGVLASFSLMVAMGIMVASFRVSVDDWILHILPADLYVRSSGGGNTGGFGAPEQAALAGVPGVARAAFLRTRPLSLDAARPNIVLVARDLDAADPGRMLALVGDSAPVPAGARPVWVSEAMTDLYRVKAGETLNLPLGGRPQPFFIAGVWRDYANQTGSAVVLLNDYRALTGDATVTDAALWAAPGADVAHVEAALRKLPFGAALQLARPGDIRAMSLRIFDRSFAVTYLLEAIAIAIGLSGVAATFSAQTLARAKEFGMLRHVGVTRWQVLGILAVEGGALTALGVVTGFVLGLVISLILVYVVNPQSFHWTMQLHLPWPLLGSVAAVLVAASVATALVSGRYALSGGPVRAVREDW from the coding sequence ATGTCCGGCGTAAGCCAGCTCCAGCGCTGGCTGCTGTTCGGCGAGTGGCGCGCGCATCCGATGCGTGCGGTGCTGGCCGTCGTCGCCATCGCCGTCGGCGTCGCGATGGGCTTCGCCATCCACCTGATCAATGCCGCGGCATTCAACGAATTCAACGCGGCCGTGCAAAGCCTGTCGGGCCAGGCCGACGTCCAGGTGACCGGACGCGAAGCGCTGTTCGCCGAAGACATCTATCCGCGCCTGGCCACGCACGAGGGCGTCGCCCTCGCCTCGCCCGTGCTGGAAGTCGACGCCGCGCTGGCGGACAAGGGTGGACAACATGCGGGTTCGCTGAAAATCGTCGGCCTCGACGCCTTCCGCGCCGGCTACATCGCGCCCGACCTGATGGGCGTGCCGGATGCGGCACATCCCTACGACGTCCTCGCCGACGACGCCGTGTTCCTGTCGCCGGCCGCGCAGGCGTGGCTGGGCAAGGCGCGCGGCGACACCATCGTCGTCCGCGCCGGCACGCGCGACCTGGCACTGCGCGTGGCGGGCCCGATCCTGCGCGCGCGCAGCGGCCAGCGCCTCGGCGTGATGGACATCGGCGCGCTGCAGTGGCGCTTCAACCTCACCGGCAAGCTGTCACGCGTCGACATCAAACTGCGCGACGGCGTCGACCGCGCCACGTTCGAACGGGCGCTGGCGGCGGCACTGGAACGCGATTATCCCGGCCGCTTCACGGTCGGCCGGCCCGGCGACGCCAACCAGGAAAGCCGCAGCAATAACCTCAGCCGCGCGTACCGCGTGAACCTGACCGTGCTGGCGCTCGTGGCGCTGTTCACCGGCGCATTCCTCGTGTTTTCCACGCAGGCGCTGTCCGTGCTGCGCCGGCGCGGCCAGTTCGCGCTGCTGCGCGTGCTCGGGCTGGAACGGCGCGCGCTGCTGCGGCAAGTGCTGCTGGAAGGCGGCACCCTGGGCGTGCTCGGCGCCCTGCTCGGCATCGCGGCGGGCTATGGCCTCGCGGCGGCCGCCCTGTCTCTTTTCGGCGGTGACCTCGGTGCCGGCTACTTTCCGGGCGTGAAGCCGCGCGTGCAGTTCGCGCCCGGCGCCGCCCTCGTCTACTTCGGCCTGGGCCTCGGCGTCGCGCTGCTCGGCTGCGCCGCACCGGCCCTTGAAGCGGCGCGTGCCCGACCCGCCATCGCGCTCAAGTCCGGCAACGACGAGACCGCGCTGGAACGCCTGAACCGAATCTGGCCCGCCCTGACGTGCCTGCTGCTCGCCGGCGCCTGCGCATTCGCGCCGCCCGTGTTCGGGCTGCCGCTGTTCGGCTACTTCGCCGTCGCCCTGCTGCTGATCGGCGGCATCGGCCTGATGCCCCGGCTGGCGGCCTCCGCGTTCCGGGTGCTGGAGCGGCTGCTGCGCCGGCGCGAAGATCACTCGCCGGTGCTGGCCCTGACCCTGGCGCGCCTCGCCAACGCGCCGGGCCAGGCGTCGATCGCACTGGGCGGCGTGCTCGCCAGCTTCAGCCTGATGGTCGCGATGGGCATCATGGTCGCGAGCTTCCGCGTCTCCGTCGACGACTGGATCCTGCACATCCTGCCGGCCGACTTGTACGTGCGCAGCAGTGGCGGCGGGAATACGGGTGGCTTCGGCGCGCCGGAACAGGCGGCGCTGGCCGGCGTGCCCGGTGTCGCGCGCGCCGCGTTCCTGCGCACGCGGCCGTTATCGCTCGACGCTGCCCGTCCGAATATCGTGCTCGTCGCGCGCGACCTCGATGCCGCCGATCCGGGCCGCATGCTGGCCCTCGTCGGCGACTCGGCCCCGGTGCCCGCCGGCGCCCGTCCCGTATGGGTGTCGGAAGCGATGACGGACCTGTACCGCGTGAAGGCCGGCGAGACCCTGAACCTGCCGCTGGGCGGCCGCCCGCAACCGTTCTTCATCGCCGGCGTGTGGCGCGACTACGCCAACCAGACCGGTTCCGCCGTCGTGCTCCTGAACGACTATCGCGCGCTGACGGGCGACGCGACCGTCACGGATGCTGCGCTGTGGGCCGCGCCCGGTGCCGACGTCGCACACGTCGAGGCCGCGCTCCGCAAGCTGCCGTTCGGCGCCGCGCTCCAACTGGCCCGGCCCGGCGACATCCGCGCCATGAGTCTGAGAATCTTCGACCGCAGCTTCGCCGTGACCTATCTGCTGGAAGCGATCGCCATCGCCATCGGCCTGTCCGGCGTGGCGGCTACCTTCTCCGCACAGACGCTGGCGCGCGCGAAGGAATTCGGCATGCTGCGCCACGTGGGCGTCACGCGCTGGCAGGTGCTGGGCATCCTCGCCGTCGAGGGCGGCGCGCTGACGGCACTCGGCGTGGTCACGGGATTCGTGCTCGGCCTCGTCATCAGCCTGATCCTCGTCTACGTCGTGAATCCGCAATCGTTCCACTGGACGATGCAGCTGCACCTGCCGTGGCCTTTGCTGGGCAGCGTCGCGGCCGTGCTCGTGGCGGCGTCCGTCGCGACGGCGCTCGTGTCGGGGCGCTACGCCTTGTCCGGCGGGCCGGTGCGGGCCGTGCGGGAGGACTGGTGA
- the wrbA gene encoding NAD(P)H:quinone oxidoreductase, translating to MNPTNQIILVLYYSRHGKTRRLAELIGQGIDSVPGLEARLRTVPAVSTVAEATEPDIPRAGAPYVELEDLAECAGLALGSPTRFGNMAAPMKYFLDGTSAQWLSGTLAGKPAAVFTSTGSLHGGQESTLLSMMIPLLHHGMMVMGLPYTEPELMTTASGGSPYGATHWSGVDGNRPVTEDEKRLAIALGRRLAMAARKLQGTD from the coding sequence ATGAACCCAACCAATCAGATTATCCTCGTGTTGTATTACTCGCGTCATGGAAAGACCCGCCGGCTGGCCGAACTGATCGGCCAGGGCATCGACAGCGTGCCGGGGCTGGAAGCCCGGTTGCGGACTGTTCCCGCGGTATCGACGGTGGCCGAAGCGACGGAACCCGACATCCCGCGTGCCGGCGCGCCCTATGTCGAGCTCGAGGACCTGGCGGAGTGTGCCGGACTGGCGCTGGGTTCGCCTACGCGATTCGGCAATATGGCAGCGCCCATGAAATATTTCCTCGACGGCACCTCCGCGCAATGGCTGTCCGGCACCCTGGCTGGCAAGCCCGCCGCGGTGTTCACGTCGACGGGCAGCCTGCACGGCGGCCAGGAATCGACGCTGCTGTCGATGATGATCCCGCTGCTGCACCACGGCATGATGGTGATGGGCCTGCCCTACACCGAGCCGGAATTGATGACCACCGCCAGCGGCGGCAGTCCCTACGGCGCGACCCACTGGTCGGGCGTGGACGGCAACCGCCCGGTGACCGAAGACGAGAAGCGGCTCGCGATCGCGCTCGGCCGGCGCCTCGCGATGGCTGCCCGAAAACTGCAGGGGACGGATTAA